In one Thermanaerovibrio velox DSM 12556 genomic region, the following are encoded:
- a CDS encoding radical SAM protein: MGIAINHRGIRLVYDGASHMGVLMSKEELESARSFLQDPSKTPKDQAGRSLRDLVDRGFLPKGPLPSIGPSSLAEAAALVDRYTSQVLIRKFCLKVTDRCNFRCTYCRGTHMTSPGPLRHMDIHTARKGLELYFGMYSRVFLKLSQRARAWALRVCPPGLSWYGGEPLLNFQTVRLSAEAFLNLPWGELGIPRESLRFSMNTNLSIMTDDMIDFLVRHDITLFASLDGPKDQHDLCRVLEDQTGTFDTAFRNLMRIKELYPRYFSRRVSIFGVLTDRHDVQRCRSFTESLGALRSVHFPERREGVFVRDPQGVIERVRLQGERMIEEMLETAKDDRSFPASPKAAPLYPFARMSFQRPLPYDPLKLTLTCPMGVDNLMVLPDGNLSICHKAEVPSIGHVEGGIDRMALANLYLSYGETVTRHCSSCWAVRLCPVCAASRITGSEERWDFINPSPAECRAIRAETAFRMRCFLALSIELPGVARRIEELAKDPSVNVGVLTVDSIERAAEDEGI; this comes from the coding sequence ATGGGGATAGCGATAAATCACAGGGGAATCCGGCTGGTCTACGACGGCGCTTCCCACATGGGGGTGCTCATGTCCAAGGAGGAGCTGGAATCGGCACGCAGCTTCCTCCAGGATCCCTCTAAAACCCCCAAGGACCAAGCAGGCCGCAGCTTGAGGGATCTAGTGGACCGGGGGTTCCTGCCCAAAGGGCCGCTCCCCAGTATAGGCCCCTCTTCCCTTGCGGAGGCGGCGGCCCTGGTGGACCGCTACACATCCCAAGTGCTGATCCGCAAGTTCTGCCTCAAGGTCACGGACCGCTGCAACTTCCGGTGCACCTACTGCCGGGGAACCCACATGACCTCCCCGGGGCCGCTGCGCCACATGGACATCCACACCGCCCGAAAGGGACTGGAGCTCTACTTCGGCATGTACTCTCGGGTGTTCCTAAAGCTCTCGCAAAGGGCAAGGGCCTGGGCGCTCAGGGTATGCCCCCCGGGGCTCTCCTGGTACGGCGGGGAACCGCTTTTGAACTTCCAAACCGTAAGGCTTTCCGCCGAGGCATTCCTAAACCTTCCCTGGGGGGAGCTGGGCATCCCAAGGGAATCCCTGCGGTTCTCCATGAACACCAACCTGTCAATCATGACCGATGACATGATCGACTTCCTGGTACGGCACGACATCACCCTTTTCGCAAGCCTGGACGGCCCCAAGGACCAGCACGACCTCTGCCGGGTCCTCGAGGACCAAACCGGCACCTTTGACACCGCATTCCGGAACCTGATGAGGATAAAGGAGCTGTACCCCAGATACTTCTCCCGGCGGGTATCGATTTTCGGGGTTCTCACGGACCGGCACGACGTCCAAAGATGCCGCTCCTTCACCGAGTCCCTAGGGGCCCTTAGAAGCGTGCACTTCCCGGAAAGGCGGGAAGGGGTCTTCGTGCGGGACCCCCAGGGGGTGATCGAAAGGGTACGCCTTCAGGGGGAGCGGATGATCGAAGAGATGCTGGAAACGGCGAAAGACGACCGGTCCTTCCCCGCAAGCCCCAAGGCGGCGCCGCTTTATCCATTTGCCAGGATGTCCTTTCAAAGGCCGCTTCCTTACGACCCCCTAAAGCTAACCCTCACCTGCCCCATGGGGGTGGACAACCTGATGGTGCTCCCGGACGGCAACCTTTCCATCTGCCACAAGGCGGAGGTTCCCTCCATAGGACACGTGGAAGGGGGCATAGACAGGATGGCCCTGGCAAACCTATACCTATCCTACGGGGAAACGGTCACCCGTCACTGCTCCTCCTGCTGGGCGGTTAGGCTCTGCCCGGTGTGCGCCGCATCGAGGATCACGGGCTCCGAAGAGCGCTGGGATTTCATCAACCCCTCCCCGGCGGAGTGCCGGGCCATAAGGGCCGAGACCGCCTTCCGGATGAGGTGCTTCCTCGCCCTGTCCATAGAGCTTCCGGGGGTTGCAAGGAGGATAGAGGAGCTCGCCAAAGACCCCAGCGTCAACGTGGGGGTGCTCACCGTTGACTCCATCGAGAGGGCCGCGGAGGATGAGGGGATTTAA